In the Desulfuromonas sp. DDH964 genome, CGGGGCTTGAAGAGCGCCGCCCCGGCGACCTCTCCGGCGGCCAGCAGCAACGGGTCGCAGTGGCGCGGGCGATCATCTCGCAGCCGGCCGTGGTCCTCGCCGACGAACCGACCGCCAACCTCGACTCCCACACCAGCGAAGAGCTGCTGCGGCTGATGCGTAACCTCAACACCGAGCACGGCACCACCTTCATCTTCAGCTCCCATGATCCCCAGGTGATTGCCCTGGCACGGCGCGTGGTGCGCCTGCGCGACGGCCAACTGGAGAGTGATTCGGTGGGGGCGAGATGAAAAGAACGGGCTGGCTGCTTTTCCTTATTATCCTCCTCTCCGCCCCGCTTCCCGCTATCGCCGAACTTCGCCCGGGGGGCTCACTGAAGAGTCTCAACCTCTACCTTGAGGCTCCGCCGGGGGGAGATAACGGCTACGGCGCCCTCAGCAGCAACCGCCTGCGCCTGGAGCTGACAGGTCCCTGGCGCCACGGCCTCGATGTCGAATTCGCCCTCGACAACCAGTTATTGTTCAGCGACCCGCCCGGCTACCTCCCCCTCCCGGTGGCCGGCGTCAATCGCCGTCTCGATCTCGACCGGAGCTGGAACGACGGCGGCCGCTGGGCCGATCGGCTGCAGGTCGACCGCGCCAATCTCGCCGGCAGCCACGCCGGATTCAACTGGCGGCTGGGACGCCAGGCCCTCGGCTTCGGCCGCATCGCCCTGGTCTCCCCCCTCGATGTCATCGCCCCTTTTCCCCCCGACGCCATCGATACCGATGTCCGCCCCGGGGTCGATGCCGTGAACCTGGTCCGCTATTTCGGCCTCGGCGGCCAGATCGGGACCACCGTCGTCTTTGGCGACAGCAGTCGTCACAACAGCTACCTGCTCACCCTGACGGAGAATCGGGGCGGCGTCGACCTGCTCGCTATCGTTGGCAGCCTGCGTCACCGCTCCCTGCTCGGTCTCGGCCTCGCCGGCAGTCTCGGCCCCCTCGGACTGAAGGGGGAAGTGGCCGGCTACCAGGGAACGTCGTCAGGGGAGCCCGGCGGCGATCCCGCCCGCCACTTCGCCATCGCGGCGGTCGAGACCTGGTATCGCTTTGACGTCGGCCTGGTGCTGCTCGCCGAATACCTCTACAACGGGCCCGGTAGCAGCGAGCCGGCCGCCTACCCGACGGTCTGGGCCGGCGCCCCGTTCCGGGAGGGCCTGAGCTTTCTCGCCGGCCGCCACTACCTGCTGCTCGGCCCCTCCTGGGAAGTCCACCCCCTGCTGCGGCTCGACGGGCTGGTGATCGCCAATCTTGACGACGGTTCCTGCCTGCTGCGCCCGCTGGCTGAAATCTCCCTCAGCGACGCCGCCACCCTGCAACTCTTCTGGAATTTCAGCCGCGGGCCCGCCCCCCGTTCCACCGCCCCCCCCTTCCCGGCCACCCCGCGCAGCGAATTCGGCACTACCGGCGCCAGCGGCGGCCTCTTCCTGCAATACTTCTTGTAAAAAAACCCCGCCCAGAGGACGGGGCTTTAAAGGCGCCCCCAGAGGGGGCGTTGCCGGTGACCCCCAAAGAGGGTCACCGGAGCGTTGTTCCCACGTCCACAACAATTAGAATTTGAGTTGCTGTTGTTCCACTTTCTTCTCATGCTGCTCTTGATACCGCACGTAGCGCCTGATCATCTCGGCATCCAGGCCTACCGTGTCAACGCAGTAGCCGGGCGCCCAAAAATGATTGCCCCAGTAGCGTTTCTTCCGCAACTTGGGATGGTTCTTTAAAATACGTATCGCTGATCGGCCCTTCAGGCGCCCCATCAACTCCGAAATGGACACCTTGGGCGGCACCATGATGATCAGGTGAATATGGTCTTTCTGGACATTCAGCTCGACGACCTCGCAGTGACTCTGCTCGCTGAAGATCCGGATACACGCTCGAACTTCTTGCGCCAGTTCACCTTCCAATATCCGGAAGCGATACTTGGGCACCCAGACGATGTGATACTGGCAGTGCCAGATCGCATGTGTTAATTTTCGAAAACGGCTCATGGCTTTCCTTTCTGTTCAGGTCGTTGCGGGAACAACGCCTGAATATGGATTGCCATGAGCCCTTTTGGCAAAGCCAAAGGACTCTGACCCCGTCCAGAGGACGGGGGTTTCTACTTCACACTAAAAAAAAAAGAGCCCCGCATCAGGCAGGGCTCGGATCGAGGGGGTGGCGGCATGAGTTCAGGGCTGTCCCGAGTACTGGCGCAATTTCTCCCTGAAGCGCCCGATCTCGGGCGTCTCGCGACTGGCATTGCCGTTGATGATGCTGCGCGGCGAGAGGTAGCGGGCGCCGTAGTAGTCCGCGTTGACCGGGTCATCGATCTGCAGCACCGACCCTTCCAGCGCCACCCCGGCAAAGAGCCCGCGGCTGCGGGAATAAGAATAGATTTCGGCACGCAGCGTGGTGTCGGTCGCGCCGGACATGTTCCGGCCCACCGGACCGGCCGCCACCGCGGCGTCGGCGCCGAGGGTGACCTTGCCGCTGAGAATGCCGTTGACGCTGCGCGGCGACTTGAAGACGAGAATGACATCGGTCGCCTGGGCGCCGATCTGCCAGCCAAGGCTGCCGCCGGTGAGGGAGATGAAGATCGGGTCGCTCCAGCTCCCCTGCTCGTTGCGCAGCGACAGGATCCCCTTGCCAAAGCGCCCCCCGACCATCAGGCCGACCTTGAGAACGTTGGGGATGACCGCAATCCCGGCCGCATTGGCAAGCAGGTTGGCGGGCATCCCCTTTTCCGGGATCAGCATGATCTCGTCGAGAATAATGGACGCCAGCTCGATCCGCTCCCGTTCTTCGTTGGGCGCTGCATATGCAGCCGGAAAGCTCGTCTGCAGGATCATGACAGCAAGAACAGTGGTCAGAGAAAAGCGCATATCAACAAATCTCCTGTCAGGCAAGGGGAAGGAGGATAGGCATTAGGGTGCGGGAAGGGGAGCGAGCTGCCGCTCCGGGTTGATGCCCGCCTCCCGTTCCCCAATCCAGGTCAGGAGTTCATCCAGGGCGAGGGGCTTGTCGAAGATCCGGCAACCGAGGCGCTGCGCCTCGAGGCGCTGGGCATCGGTCCAGGCCCCGGAGATCAGCGCCTTGTTGACCGCCGCCCCCTTGCATCCCTGCTCGGCCTGGCGGCGGATGAATTCCAGTCCGGTCATGCGCGGCATCCGATTATCGCTGATCAGCAGATCACCGCAGGGGTACTGCTGGGAACAGGAGCAGTCATCCCTGCTGTAGAGGGGGCAGGCCAAAGGGTCGGGAAAGGCGAGAACTTCGTGCCCGAGTTGCTCGATGGAGCGAAGCAGCAACTCCCGGGCAAGGGGGTCATCTTCGAAGATGATGATGCGCAGCCGCATTGGGTTCCTCCCAGGCAAATTCAACGTTACTACAATAGCAGGAAAAATGACCGAAGGAAGCCCCTCTGCCGCCGGGGCCCCAGAAACGTGACCGATTGTCAGGGAACTAAATTCTGTTAGAGTCTTCAAACTGGACCGACGCTGAATGGTAGTCCCTTCCTCTAGCAAGGAGCATAATATCTATGAATCGAATGACCAGTACCATTTTTGGAATTTTCCTGATTTTAATCCTGGCAGTTCCGGCACTGGCAGCCAACCAGGGAGGAACCTATACCCTGACACCGCTGGTCGGAGGCTATCTCTTTGAAGGGCAGCAGAATGTCGAGCGCAATGCGCCGACCCTGGGGCTCGCCCTCGGTTACAACTTCGACCGGAATCTCGGCACCGAGGCCACCTTGCAGTATATCAATGCCAACACCAACCGGGGCGGGGGCAAGGATATCAATGGCTACCTCTACCGGATCGATGGAATCTACCACTTCTTCCCGGGGAATATGGTCGTCCCCTACCTGGCTGCCGGCTTCGGCGGCCTGACTCTCAACCCGTATTTCAACGAGGAGGAAACCAACGGACTGTTCGACTGGGGCGGCGGACTCAAGATCTACGGCAGCGACAACCTGGCACTGCGCCTCGACGTCCGTCACCTGCTGGTTTTCGACCACCCGGAAAACAACCTCGCCTATACGGCCGGCTTAATGTACCAGTTCGGTGGTGCGCAGCCAGCACCGGCGAAAGTCGTTCCCCCGGCCGACAGTGATGGCGACGGGATCCTGGATTCTGAGGACAAATGCCCCGGGACCCCGGCGGGGGTTCGGGTTGACAAGACCGGCTGTCGCCCCGACAGCGATGGCGACGGCGTCTTCGACGATCTGGACAAGTGCCCCGGGACTCCAGCCGGCGTCCGGGTTGATACCGCCGGCTGTCGCCCCGACAGTGATGGCGACGGTGTTTTCGACGATCTGGACAAGTGCCCGGGGACCCCGGCCGGCGTCCGGGTTGATACCGCCGGCTGTCGCCCCGACAGCGATGGCGACGGTGTTTTTGACGATCTGGACAAGTGTCCCGGAACCCAGGCGGGAATCCCCGTCGACCAGAACGGTTGCCGCCCCGACAGTGACGGCGACGGCGTCTTCGACGATCTGGACAAGTGCCCGGAAACCCCGGCCGGCGAACTGGTCGACAAGACCGGTTGCACCCTGAAACTGACCCTGCACATCAAATTCGGTTCCAACAAAACGGAGATCAAACCGGAATTCAAGGACGATATCAGCCGCACAGCGGCTTTCATCCGCGCCAATCCGAATGTTCCCTACTTTGTCATTGCCGGCTACACCGATTCCATGGGGGATGCCACCTACAACCAGCGACTCTCTGAACGCAGGGCCGCCGAAGTGCGCGATGCCCTGATCCGCGATTACGGTTTGAGCCCGGACAAGATTCACGCCCGCGGTTATGGTGAAACCAAGCCGGTGGCCAGCAACGAAACCGCGGCAGGACGTTATGAGAACCGGCGGGTGGAGATCATCTGCTGCGCGGTTCTGCCGCAGTAGCCGGTTTCGAACCTGCCTGAAATAACCAGGGGGGCGGTGACACCGCCCCCCTGGTCTTGCCTGAAGTTCCGAACCATTCAGAATCCCTGGACCTGCCCGGCCGGCGCCACAAAGACAGGAATAGCCGTCAAAAGCTTCCCCCGTTCCTGCGGGGATTCGCCAAGGTCCAACCGTTCCATCTCCAGACCGGCCACCTGCAGAAAGGTCAAGGCGGCCCTGGTCAGGGCGTGCCAGCCCTCCTTGCCGACCGGTTCACGCGCCGGGCGATACACGAGGGTGCGCTGACTGCTGCCAAGCCGAAAGACGACCTGCAGCGTCGGCACCCCGCCACGGCGCCAGCCAATGATCCAGGCCGATGCGTACTGGTTGGGAAAACCCTCCAGGGAGAGCTGGGTCTGGTTGATCGATTGCCAGACTTCGAGAAGATCCGTCGCCGGGTTACAGGCGATTCCATCTTGATCGAGATCGGCAATAAAGGGAGCACCGGAGACAGCGGTGCGCTGGCGCCGGGGCGGCGCCGCCGATGGCGGTGGCGGCGCCGGTTTCTCCTGCAGGGGAAACCTTGGCAAGGTTTCCTTCCCCGGCTCCGCTCCACCCCCCTTTCGCGCGGTTTCCTGTCGCTGCAGGAGAGCCAGCCGTTCTTCGGCCAGGGTCTTGGCGGCGAGCAGTGCTTCGCGGTCGCGCCGCTCCCGTTCTGCTTTTTCGACCGCCATTTTGGCCACCCGTTCCAGCTCCGCGGCCTGCTGCTCCAGACGTGCTTTCTCGGCGCTCAACCACTCCTGGTCGAGCCCCTTGGCCCGGGTCTCTTCCCGGGCGGCGGCTGCTGCCGCCGCCAAAGCGGCCGCCTGGCGCTCCAGCGCCGCCTTCTCGGCGACAAGGCGCGCCTTTTCCGCCAGCAGGATTTCCCGCTCCCGCTGTTCGATGGCGAGACGCTCCCGGGCTTCGCGTTCGGTCTGGGCCATCGCGTCGGCCTGACGGGCCACAGCGGCGAGTTGGGCCGCCCGTTCTTCCAGGGCCGCCTTCTCGGCAGCCAGCCGTTCCCGTTCCGCCCGCTCCCGCGCGAGGGTGTCGCGGGCAGCCGCCTCGGCAGCGGCACGGGCGGCGTTCTGGCGAACCTGCTCCCCGAGTTCCCGCAGGCGCTCTTCCGCTTCGGCTTTCTCCCGGACCAGCTCTGCGCGCAACTTCCGCTCCAGGTCCAGGCGCTCCTCCACCTGCTGCAGGTTGGCGGCCATGATCCCCGCCTGCTCCTCGGCCGCCCGCTTTTCCGCCGCCAACCGGTCACGCTCGCTGCGATCCCGATCGGCCCGGGCGACAGCGGCGGCGACTTCTTCGGCAAGGCGGCTGGCGCGCGCTTCGGCCGCGGCCTTCTCCCGGTTCAGGCTTTCCTTGTCCCGTTCAGCGGCCTGCTCTGCCTGCTGGGCAGCACGGGCCAGGGCTTCCGCCTCGGCCTGGCGGGCCTGCAAGCGGGCCACTTCTTCCTGCTCGCTGCGGGCCTTGCGCGCGGCCTGGCGCACCGCCTTGGTCAGGGCGACCGTGCGCTCTTCCAGCGCACTCTTCTCCGCGGCCAGGCGCTCGCGTTCTGTGCGTTCCGCTGCGATCAGCTCGGCCGCCTGCCGGCTTGCAATTGCCAGCTCGGCAATTTCCTGTTCCGCCCCATTCAGTTCTCCGGCCCCACTTCCGCTTTCGGCAATCGCGGTCGACGGCAGGGGAACGTTAACCTCCGGCGCGGCGGACGGGGCGGGAACCTCTTCCGCCCCAGGCGGAAGATCCTGCTCCTCCGGACGGCCATTGAAGAGATGCCCGATCCGGGTCAACAAGGCGTCGCCGCGGCGCTGCTCCTCCAGTCTGCGCAACGCGGCCCGGGTCAGGCCGAGACGCTCCTTGCGCGCCAGATCGAGGGCAGCGCGCCGGGCCGGAGAAAGATCGCTCTCGCCGGCCGGAGCATTCTCTTCATTGGCTTCGGCCTGCCACTTGAGTTCGGCCTGCAGGGCGGCGTGCTGCTCCAGGGCCCGCTGGGCAGTTTCCGGCGATGCGATGACCGGGATATCGCGAATGACCACTTCCCGCATTGCTGCGCCGTACTTGAGATTGACCGGTTCGAGGTGAAAGCCGTGGGCGGAAAAGCGGGCGAAAGCGCGCTGCAGCAAAGTATCGGGGGGCAATTCCGGCTGCTGGGCCTCCCGCACCTGGAAGACCAGTCCGCGTTTGAGCTCCCTGCTGTAGAGGGCGGCGAAGACCTGTTGGCGACCGCCGCTGCCGGTGACGACGACGAACCCCTGGAGTTGGGGGAGGTCCGGCCGGGCGCCACGCAATGGCTGGGGCGCCGCTGACCGATAGACGGCCACCACATCGGCGGTCTCGACCACGATCCAGTTTGCGTCCTGATGCAGCTCGAACATGCCAGCTCCTGCTCCTCGGAACCCGGCCTCCCGCAAAGAGGAAAGGCCGGAGCGAAAAATATCGACGATATTTCGGCATCCCGGCCATCTCAAAGAGACCCTGGGCTTTCCGCCCCATCCTCACGGATGGTTTAGTCTTGTCGGCTACCGTCCAGTGAATCGCTGGTAAAAAATGGGTCCAAACAATATTAGCAAGGTACATGCCGAGGCAGGCACGACCTGGCGATGGGACGATATGCCCCACAAATTAGGGCTGAATCCAAAACGGACATGGAATTACCGTCATATGGCGATGACGAAATCCGGTCCTTTCGCAGCCCGGATTATGCAGCTCCACCCCCGCGCCGCGCTGCCAGCACCAGAAACGGGGCATGCACGCGGTTAGGCACGCGCAGCTGCAGGGTCTCCCAGTGCTGAGGGGGGAGGGCCGCGAACCACCCTTCGACCACCGCGGCCTCTTCCCCCCCGCCGGGATGCCCCGGGTAGCCAGCAACCAGCAGCCTGCCGCCGGGCAGCAGATGCCGCTCCGCCCCCTGCAGGGCGGCGAGGGTCGTTTCCGGCCGGGTAACGAGCTCCCGGTTCCCCCCGGGGTGGAACCCGAGATTGGCAAAGATGACCTGCGGTGCGGCCGGGAGGAATTCACCGAATCGGCTATGGCAGGCGGCGACCGGGTAGACGCCGGGTTCGGGGCCAGCCGGTTCGCCGAGCTTCCGGGATGAATGGACCGGAGCGCCGGCAGATTCGAGGCGGGCGACAGTTTCTGCCAGGGCCGCAGTTTGAATGTCGAAGCTGAGGACCCGGCCGCTGGGGGCTACCTGCTGCCAGAGAAAAAGGGTATCGCGACCGCAGCCGGCAGTGAGGTCAACGGCCAGGTCGCCGGCGGTGAGACAGTCGCCGACCAACGAGTGGGCCCAGGCGACGATTCGGGTCAGTGGCGGGACGGGCAGGGGCACGGGGGGGGAGGCCTCAGGGACGTCCCTGCTCGCCGAGGACCCGGAGTTTCAGGTCGATGGCCTGGCGCGGCGAGAGGCGGAGCAGGCCGGCGAGCTGGCGCGCCAGGGCATCCTCGTACTTGTCGAGAACCCCGTCGGCATAGATGATCCGCCACAGAGTCTCCATGATCGCCAGTTTCTCCTCCAGGCTGCAGACGGCGTTGATTTCACGGGCGAACTGGAAGAGGTCGGCGCTCTCGCGGCGGGCCTGGCGAGCGTTGGCGAGCAACCCGTCGAGGGCGGCCGAATCGAGCTGAAAATGCTGCTGCAGGTGGGTGCGCAGCAACGCCTCCTCGGCGGGATCAAAGCTGCGGTCGGCGTAAGCCATCTCCAGCAGCAGGGCACAGGTGGCGATTTGCAGTTTATCGGCGCTCCGCTCCTCGCTAGCGGCCGAGGTCAGGAGGCGACGCAGGTGATTGAGCATCAAAATTACTCCGAGTAGCGAATGACGTGGGCCTTCTCCAGGGTGACAAGCCCCCCCTTGAGCATGGTGTCGAGCCGGGGCAGCAGACAGTCGATCTTTTCGCGGCTGTCGACCACCTCGACCACCACTGGCAGGTCGCTGGAGAGCCGCAGCAGCTTGTCGCTGTGCACGACGCTGGCGGCGCCGAAGCCCGCCGCCCCTTTAAGGACCGTGGCGCCGGCGAACCCTTCACTCCGCAGCAGATCAAGCAGCGCCTCGTAGAGGGGGCGATGTTCGAAACGGTCGCTTTCGCCGATGAAGATCCGCATCAGGGTCTGCTCCCCTTCCAGTTTGCGCATGGCTCCTCCTAGAGTTGGCGGGCGACGAAGATTCCGGCGGCGGCAAATGTGAGACAGACGATCATATTGAGCAGGATATTGGTACCGGCCTGCCAGAAACTCCCCTCCTCGAACAGCCGCACGGTCTCGTAGGAAAAGGTCGAAAAGGTGGTAAAGCCTCCCATGAAACCGACGCTGATTCCCACTCGCACCGCGGGAGAGAAGAAGGTGCTGCGCAGGCTCCCTTCCATCAGCAGCCCGAGCAGGAAGGAGCCGACGACGTTGACGACCAGGGTGCCATAGGGGAGAGTCCGCCCGCAAAGGGCGTAGGTCCAGCCGGAGACGAGATAGCGGGCCAGACAGCCGCAGGCGCCGAAAAGACCGATATAGATGAGCTGCATGGCAGATCCCGCACGGTTGGAGAGGAAAAAGACCCGCGTATTATGTTGCCGCCGCCGGGTGGCTGTCAACCATGGGGAAGCGCAACCTGTCGGCGCCCTACCCTTGCGCCCAGCTGCGGCAGCGCCGGATCAAAGCATTGGTGGAGGGATCGTGCCCCGGTTCCGCCGCTCCAGACCCCTCCAGATCGGGCAGGATCTTCCCAGCGAGCTGTTTGCCGAGTTCCACCCCCCACTGGTCGAAGGAGTTGATCTGCCAGATCACCCCCTGGACGAAGACGCTGTGCTCGTAAAGGGCCACCAGCCGGCCGAGCATCGCCGGGGTCAAGGCCGCGCCGAGGATGGTGGTGGTCGGCCGGTTGCCGGGAAAGCTGCGGTGGGGGATCAGTTCCGCGGCGACCCCCTCGGCACGAAGCTCGGCGCCGGTCTTGCCGAAAGCGAGGGCGGCGCTCTGCGCCAGCAGGTTGGCCAGCAGCAGCGCCTGATGGCGGCCGAGGTCGTGGCGGGGCCGGGCGAAGCCGATGAAATCGCAGGGAATAATCTCGGTCCCCTGGTGGAGGAGCTGGTAGAAGGAGTGCTGGCCGTTGGTTCCCGGCTCGCCGAAATAGACCGGACCGGTAGCGCAGTCGACGGGGCGGCCATCGCGGGTCACCGACTTGC is a window encoding:
- a CDS encoding OmpA family protein, translated to MNRMTSTIFGIFLILILAVPALAANQGGTYTLTPLVGGYLFEGQQNVERNAPTLGLALGYNFDRNLGTEATLQYINANTNRGGGKDINGYLYRIDGIYHFFPGNMVVPYLAAGFGGLTLNPYFNEEETNGLFDWGGGLKIYGSDNLALRLDVRHLLVFDHPENNLAYTAGLMYQFGGAQPAPAKVVPPADSDGDGILDSEDKCPGTPAGVRVDKTGCRPDSDGDGVFDDLDKCPGTPAGVRVDTAGCRPDSDGDGVFDDLDKCPGTPAGVRVDTAGCRPDSDGDGVFDDLDKCPGTQAGIPVDQNGCRPDSDGDGVFDDLDKCPETPAGELVDKTGCTLKLTLHIKFGSNKTEIKPEFKDDISRTAAFIRANPNVPYFVIAGYTDSMGDATYNQRLSERRAAEVRDALIRDYGLSPDKIHARGYGETKPVASNETAAGRYENRRVEIICCAVLPQ
- a CDS encoding tRNA (mnm(5)s(2)U34)-methyltransferase; translation: MPLPVPPLTRIVAWAHSLVGDCLTAGDLAVDLTAGCGRDTLFLWQQVAPSGRVLSFDIQTAALAETVARLESAGAPVHSSRKLGEPAGPEPGVYPVAACHSRFGEFLPAAPQVIFANLGFHPGGNRELVTRPETTLAALQGAERHLLPGGRLLVAGYPGHPGGGEEAAVVEGWFAALPPQHWETLQLRVPNRVHAPFLVLAARRGGGAA
- the crcB gene encoding fluoride efflux transporter CrcB codes for the protein MQLIYIGLFGACGCLARYLVSGWTYALCGRTLPYGTLVVNVVGSFLLGLLMEGSLRSTFFSPAVRVGISVGFMGGFTTFSTFSYETVRLFEEGSFWQAGTNILLNMIVCLTFAAAGIFVARQL
- a CDS encoding lipid-binding SYLF domain-containing protein, with the translated sequence MRFSLTTVLAVMILQTSFPAAYAAPNEERERIELASIILDEIMLIPEKGMPANLLANAAGIAVIPNVLKVGLMVGGRFGKGILSLRNEQGSWSDPIFISLTGGSLGWQIGAQATDVILVFKSPRSVNGILSGKVTLGADAAVAAGPVGRNMSGATDTTLRAEIYSYSRSRGLFAGVALEGSVLQIDDPVNADYYGARYLSPRSIINGNASRETPEIGRFREKLRQYSGQP
- a CDS encoding tellurite resistance TerB family protein — protein: MLNHLRRLLTSAASEERSADKLQIATCALLLEMAYADRSFDPAEEALLRTHLQQHFQLDSAALDGLLANARQARRESADLFQFAREINAVCSLEEKLAIMETLWRIIYADGVLDKYEDALARQLAGLLRLSPRQAIDLKLRVLGEQGRP
- a CDS encoding response regulator; translation: MRLRIIIFEDDPLARELLLRSIEQLGHEVLAFPDPLACPLYSRDDCSCSQQYPCGDLLISDNRMPRMTGLEFIRRQAEQGCKGAAVNKALISGAWTDAQRLEAQRLGCRIFDKPLALDELLTWIGEREAGINPERQLAPLPAP
- a CDS encoding DUF190 domain-containing protein; the protein is MRKLEGEQTLMRIFIGESDRFEHRPLYEALLDLLRSEGFAGATVLKGAAGFGAASVVHSDKLLRLSSDLPVVVEVVDSREKIDCLLPRLDTMLKGGLVTLEKAHVIRYSE
- the tnpA gene encoding IS200/IS605 family transposase; translation: MSRFRKLTHAIWHCQYHIVWVPKYRFRILEGELAQEVRACIRIFSEQSHCEVVELNVQKDHIHLIIMVPPKVSISELMGRLKGRSAIRILKNHPKLRKKRYWGNHFWAPGYCVDTVGLDAEMIRRYVRYQEQHEKKVEQQQLKF